In Paenibacillus sonchi, a single genomic region encodes these proteins:
- a CDS encoding DUF2161 family putative PD-(D/E)XK-type phosphodiesterase has product MAVKHETELYAPLKSFFEKQGYDIKGEVRTCDLVGLRGNEEQPLIVEMKKSFNLALLLQGVERLRLSPNVYLAVERVRDKKGAVNQRWGELTGLCRRLGLGLVTVVFYKTKAPLVEVLAEPGDAPPQVRSGARRRERLLYEFRERSGDYNTGGSTRVKLVTAYREKALRVAVALQAAEAEAAEAAGRRAARSGAPGADAAAAGAAASAGGPAAAPGRAEAPRGVTPAELRKRSGVPGAAAFLQKNYYGWFFRVGRGRYTLTAAGTAALIEYAAIAEISSGKL; this is encoded by the coding sequence ATGGCGGTTAAGCATGAAACGGAGCTGTATGCTCCTTTGAAGAGTTTTTTTGAGAAGCAGGGTTATGACATCAAAGGCGAGGTGCGGACCTGCGATCTGGTGGGCCTGCGGGGGAATGAAGAGCAGCCGCTGATTGTGGAGATGAAAAAATCGTTCAACCTCGCCCTGCTGCTGCAGGGGGTTGAACGGCTGCGGCTCAGCCCGAACGTCTACCTCGCGGTAGAACGCGTCCGGGACAAAAAAGGCGCGGTGAACCAGCGCTGGGGCGAGCTTACCGGGCTGTGCCGCCGCCTCGGCCTCGGGCTGGTCACCGTGGTCTTCTACAAGACCAAGGCCCCGCTCGTCGAGGTGCTCGCGGAGCCGGGCGACGCGCCGCCTCAGGTCCGCAGCGGCGCAAGACGGCGCGAGCGCCTGCTCTATGAGTTCCGCGAGCGCAGCGGGGACTACAACACCGGAGGCAGCACGCGCGTCAAGCTCGTGACGGCCTACCGCGAGAAGGCGCTGCGCGTGGCCGTCGCGCTGCAGGCGGCCGAGGCCGAAGCCGCCGAGGCGGCCGGAAGGCGCGCTGCGCGGAGCGGCGCGCCAGGGGCAGACGCAGCAGCGGCCGGCGCTGCTGCGTCTGCCGGGGGCCCGGCGGCTGCGCCCGGCCGGGCGGAGGCACCGCGCGGCGTGACCCCCGCCGAGCTGCGCAAGCGAAGCGGCGTGCCCGGCGCCGCCGCGTTCCTGCAGAAGAACTACTACGGGTGGTTCTTCCGGGTGGGGCGCGGCCGCTACACGCTCACGGCCGCCGGAACCGCGGCGCTGATCGAATACGCCGCAATCGCGGAGATCAGCTCGGGCAAGCTGTAG
- a CDS encoding PrkA family serine protein kinase encodes MDIFERIASYRAENDRLAWSGTFKEYIELLKKDPSPAKTAHSRVYDMIKSHGVEEINGRKRYKFFEQEIFGLDRAVEKLVEEYFHSAARRLDVRKRILLLMGPVSGGKSTLVTLLKRGLEQYSRTDEGAVYAIEGCPMHEDPLHLIPLELRPEIERELGVRIEGNLCPSCQMRLKNEYHGDIEQVKVVRVLLSEEERVGIGTFSPSDPKSQDIADLTGSIDFSTITEFGSESDPRAYRFDGELNKANRGLMEFQEMLKCDEKFLWNLLSLTQEGNFKAGRFALISADEMIIAHTNETEYKSFISNKKNEALQSRMIVMPVPYNLRVSEEEKIYAKLIAQSDMKHVHIAPHALRAAAIFSILTRLKESKKQGMDLIKKLRMYDGEEVEGYKEADLKEMQTEYLDEGMSGIDPRYVINRISSALIKNDLKCMNALDVLRAIKDGLDQHPSITKEERERYLNFISIARKEYDILAKSEVQKAFVYSFEESAKTLFENYLDNIEAFCNWTKIRDPLTDEEMEPDERLMRSIEEQIGISENAKKAFREEILIRISAYSRKGKKFEYNNHDRLREAIEKKLFADLKDIVKITTSSKTPDESQLKRINEVSRRLIDDHGYCPICANELLKYVGSLLNR; translated from the coding sequence ATGGATATATTTGAGCGTATAGCTTCGTATCGGGCTGAGAACGACCGTTTGGCGTGGAGCGGCACCTTCAAGGAGTATATAGAACTGCTGAAAAAAGACCCCTCTCCCGCGAAAACGGCTCATTCCCGCGTATACGACATGATCAAGTCACACGGCGTAGAGGAAATCAACGGCCGCAAAAGGTATAAGTTTTTTGAGCAGGAGATATTTGGACTTGACCGTGCAGTAGAAAAGCTGGTGGAGGAGTATTTCCATTCCGCCGCCCGGCGGCTGGATGTGCGCAAACGGATATTGCTGCTGATGGGACCGGTCAGCGGGGGCAAATCGACGCTGGTTACTTTGCTGAAGCGCGGGCTGGAGCAGTATTCGCGGACGGATGAAGGAGCGGTCTATGCCATAGAAGGCTGCCCGATGCATGAGGACCCGCTGCATTTGATTCCGCTGGAGCTGCGCCCGGAGATTGAGCGGGAGCTGGGGGTCCGCATCGAAGGCAATTTGTGCCCCTCCTGCCAGATGCGGCTCAAAAATGAATATCACGGCGACATCGAACAGGTAAAAGTGGTACGTGTGCTGTTGTCGGAGGAGGAGCGCGTCGGGATCGGGACCTTCAGTCCGTCCGATCCGAAGTCGCAGGATATCGCCGATCTGACGGGCAGCATCGACTTTTCGACCATTACCGAATTCGGCTCGGAATCCGATCCGCGCGCTTACCGCTTCGACGGGGAGCTGAACAAGGCCAACCGGGGGCTGATGGAGTTCCAGGAAATGCTCAAGTGCGACGAGAAATTCCTCTGGAACCTGCTGTCACTGACCCAGGAAGGGAACTTCAAGGCCGGCCGGTTTGCGCTGATCTCTGCAGATGAAATGATTATTGCCCATACCAATGAAACAGAGTATAAATCCTTCATCTCCAATAAAAAGAATGAAGCACTCCAGTCCCGCATGATTGTCATGCCGGTCCCCTATAATCTGAGAGTGTCCGAAGAGGAAAAAATCTACGCCAAGCTCATCGCCCAAAGCGACATGAAGCATGTGCATATTGCCCCGCATGCGCTGCGGGCCGCAGCGATATTCTCTATCCTGACCCGGCTTAAGGAGAGCAAGAAGCAGGGCATGGATCTGATCAAAAAGCTGCGCATGTACGACGGCGAAGAGGTCGAAGGCTATAAGGAAGCGGATCTCAAGGAAATGCAGACGGAATATCTGGACGAAGGCATGTCCGGCATTGATCCGCGTTATGTCATCAACCGGATTTCCAGTGCGCTGATCAAAAACGACCTGAAATGCATGAATGCGCTGGATGTGCTGCGGGCGATCAAGGACGGCCTGGACCAGCATCCTTCGATTACGAAGGAAGAGCGCGAGCGTTATCTGAACTTCATTTCCATTGCCCGGAAGGAATACGATATTCTGGCCAAAAGCGAAGTGCAAAAGGCTTTTGTCTACTCTTTTGAGGAATCCGCCAAGACGCTGTTCGAGAACTATCTCGACAACATCGAAGCTTTCTGCAACTGGACCAAAATCCGCGATCCGCTGACGGATGAGGAAATGGAGCCGGATGAGCGGCTGATGCGTTCGATCGAGGAGCAGATCGGCATTTCCGAGAATGCCAAAAAAGCCTTCCGCGAAGAGATTCTGATCCGGATTTCCGCCTACTCCCGCAAAGGTAAAAAGTTCGAATACAACAACCATGACCGGCTGAGGGAAGCCATTGAGAAAAAGCTGTTTGCCGACCTGAAGGATATCGTCAAAATCACCACCTCCTCCAAAACGCCGGATGAAAGCCAGCTCAAGCGTATCAACGAAGTCTCCAGACGCCTGATCGACGACCACGGCTACTGCCCGATCTGCGCCAATGAGCTGCTGAAATATGTCGGAAGCCTGTTGAACCGCTGA
- a CDS encoding DinB family protein, protein MAAKTNEQLVFEFQSLIPYIQSLATLEDADWETPVAAGKWTLKEMLCHITQWDKYFYEEAFAKIQNGQPLASRHQNFDEFNARAIEYAKSLTTQAAIGQFVLYRTKILETAAGLSDEEFTKAYLDGDGKKFSIRGYLRDFIPHDKHHKRQMEQYLKTMKSGK, encoded by the coding sequence ATGGCAGCGAAAACGAACGAACAGCTCGTGTTTGAATTTCAATCTCTAATCCCCTACATCCAATCCCTCGCTACCCTGGAAGACGCAGATTGGGAAACCCCGGTCGCGGCCGGCAAATGGACCTTAAAAGAAATGCTGTGCCACATTACGCAGTGGGACAAGTATTTTTATGAGGAGGCTTTCGCCAAAATACAGAATGGCCAGCCGCTGGCCAGCAGGCATCAGAACTTCGATGAGTTCAACGCCCGCGCCATCGAATATGCCAAGTCGCTGACCACGCAGGCAGCCATCGGGCAATTCGTGCTATACCGGACCAAAATCCTGGAGACCGCCGCGGGATTGAGCGATGAAGAATTCACCAAGGCTTATCTGGACGGAGATGGCAAGAAATTCAGTATCCGGGGATATCTGAGAGACTTTATTCCCCACGACAAACACCATAAGCGGCAAATGGAGCAATATCTAAAAACGATGAAAAGCGGCAAGTGA
- a CDS encoding AraC family transcriptional regulator produces the protein MNYSKDIERSIEYIEQNIKNNLTADEIAAEAGYSLYHFSRVFSLCKEMSVMEYVRSRKLSLAAVELFSGKRIIEIALDYGFETQSGFAKAFRKAFGYSPTQYAARMEGFLRMGSKIEIGGYMMNPVIVQKPAFKVAGYGIETNVAEGNYTKDIASFWSHYEGENLEAKMYELLNPPKHGEVGLCIPAFDSGNAVYLLGVIVEDFSRVIDDMLTVNVPEAEYAVFTTPPVDTSEGKDQEEFVQTIKSTWKYIFEEWFPGSGYIYDEGKLNFEFYDERCHSRVDTVMEIYVPVKERAGK, from the coding sequence GTGAATTACAGCAAGGATATCGAAAGAAGCATTGAATATATCGAACAAAATATAAAGAATAATCTGACTGCCGATGAGATCGCAGCAGAGGCCGGATATTCGTTGTATCATTTCAGCCGGGTTTTCAGCTTATGCAAAGAGATGTCCGTGATGGAGTATGTGCGCAGCCGGAAGCTGTCCCTGGCCGCAGTCGAACTGTTCAGCGGCAAGCGGATTATCGAGATTGCGCTGGATTATGGCTTTGAGACGCAGAGCGGATTCGCGAAGGCGTTCCGCAAAGCTTTTGGCTACAGTCCCACGCAGTATGCGGCGCGGATGGAAGGCTTTTTACGGATGGGCTCTAAAATAGAAATTGGAGGTTATATGATGAATCCAGTGATTGTACAGAAACCTGCATTCAAGGTTGCAGGCTACGGCATAGAAACGAATGTAGCGGAAGGGAATTATACGAAGGATATTGCATCGTTCTGGAGCCACTATGAAGGAGAAAATCTGGAAGCCAAAATGTACGAGCTTCTGAATCCGCCCAAGCATGGAGAAGTGGGGCTGTGTATTCCGGCTTTTGACAGCGGAAATGCTGTTTATCTGCTCGGTGTCATTGTGGAGGACTTCAGCCGGGTCATCGATGACATGTTAACCGTTAATGTACCTGAAGCTGAATATGCCGTGTTCACCACACCGCCAGTGGATACCTCCGAAGGGAAGGATCAGGAAGAGTTCGTGCAGACCATCAAGAGCACCTGGAAGTATATTTTTGAAGAGTGGTTTCCCGGCAGCGGATATATCTACGATGAAGGCAAGCTCAACTTTGAGTTTTACGACGAGCGCTGTCATTCCCGGGTGGACACGGTGATGGAGATTTATGTTCCTGTGAAGGAGCGGGCGGGAAAATAG
- a CDS encoding transglutaminase domain-containing protein: MKVQVKQLAMIMLIMCVVLTGCMGGSSEAGPQPSPAPQASAAAETKQPSGNPLPDASQTVYDLKQKYDTDNNPGIMPMYNVDQDMEFIFRFNTDLGPEAIGHTLSVHTDIKALPESKVGTLEDSQLVDGKSVYSIKPLGFGVLASDSLREAGGSSWGNAPVYYIRLNYDLDAATPTPLKQPIIIPFTVKSDLPVPNLQADISPDGRLSLVWSEVPGAESYNIYNASHITMENTNEALSGAEQGYADQRPLLIATVPGTSFNDFMKDGRGALGIVDETITSLQNNNVQGEYYVTAVQGDKESKFSASVDTVALSKQLPRTVASEDNFNLNLFKSAGELPKTVPIQYIDGSKAPATVIYDTDSITIQQSGPTDVQFSIQGTALKGYVQVEKLTDADIASLAAAQSKGANQGYVEPKNNTDYVPAPDVPTIIDNNGNAGESGDNVIDQQKENTRSKVDEGNKQAVPASKIPATLIHADSALEEYLALNLISGKTEISLQAFPEAQNARTLMDEVEKVIYQNPLILGFRGYSYDYKTLTLHTEFDDPAEVILSKQLEILAEADKVIAAAIKDGMNADEKQMAIYNYLNDNTTYDDAALENAKQQQFKSVDAKFNDSFSTYGILVKKVGVCMSYAHTFQLLSDLAQVPSMVVTGTMDGVNHAWNKVKIGGEWVNVDATNNETNSGLPYLLYNSNDATAANVDYVMDNSSWLDHELSQFQATSNAHDYYVTHGLEADSLEAYKTKLAEQLKQGKTLVVLRVLADTDSAELTQKTAEVIKQYDASKLANAGMIELGSYVAIQL, translated from the coding sequence GTGAAAGTGCAAGTGAAACAATTGGCAATGATTATGCTCATCATGTGTGTAGTTTTAACGGGCTGCATGGGAGGCAGCAGCGAAGCCGGCCCGCAGCCGTCACCCGCCCCGCAAGCCAGTGCGGCTGCAGAGACAAAGCAACCTTCAGGGAACCCTCTACCGGACGCTTCGCAGACGGTGTACGATCTGAAGCAGAAGTACGATACAGACAATAATCCGGGCATTATGCCAATGTACAACGTTGATCAGGATATGGAATTTATATTCAGGTTCAATACGGATCTCGGACCAGAAGCTATTGGACATACGCTGTCCGTACATACCGATATCAAGGCACTGCCGGAGAGCAAGGTGGGGACCCTTGAAGATTCACAGCTTGTAGATGGCAAAAGCGTATACTCCATCAAGCCGCTTGGCTTTGGTGTACTCGCTTCCGATTCCCTGCGCGAAGCCGGAGGCAGCTCCTGGGGGAACGCCCCCGTATACTACATCCGGCTCAACTATGACCTGGATGCGGCAACACCTACTCCGCTGAAGCAGCCGATTATCATTCCGTTTACGGTGAAATCGGATCTGCCTGTGCCGAATCTGCAGGCCGACATCAGCCCTGACGGCAGACTGTCACTGGTCTGGAGCGAGGTGCCGGGAGCAGAGAGCTACAATATTTACAATGCTTCGCATATCACGATGGAGAATACCAATGAGGCACTGAGCGGCGCGGAGCAGGGATATGCGGATCAGCGTCCGCTGCTTATCGCGACAGTTCCCGGCACTTCTTTTAACGATTTCATGAAGGACGGGCGCGGCGCGCTTGGTATTGTGGATGAGACAATCACGAGCCTCCAGAACAACAATGTTCAAGGTGAATATTACGTAACCGCCGTTCAGGGAGACAAAGAGTCCAAGTTCAGTGCCTCGGTGGATACTGTTGCGCTGTCCAAACAACTGCCGCGTACCGTGGCTTCCGAAGATAATTTCAATCTGAATTTGTTCAAGAGCGCCGGGGAACTGCCCAAGACAGTCCCGATCCAATATATTGACGGCTCCAAAGCCCCGGCAACTGTTATTTACGACACCGATTCCATCACCATTCAGCAGTCCGGTCCAACCGATGTCCAGTTCTCCATTCAAGGCACAGCGCTAAAGGGGTATGTCCAGGTTGAGAAGTTGACGGATGCGGATATTGCGAGTCTGGCGGCTGCCCAGAGCAAAGGGGCCAATCAAGGGTATGTGGAACCCAAGAATAACACGGATTATGTTCCTGCACCCGATGTGCCGACCATCATTGACAATAACGGGAATGCCGGCGAATCCGGTGATAATGTCATTGACCAGCAAAAAGAAAATACCCGCAGCAAGGTAGACGAAGGGAACAAGCAGGCCGTACCTGCGTCAAAGATACCGGCAACCCTGATTCATGCGGACTCTGCTCTGGAAGAGTATCTTGCCTTGAATCTGATAAGCGGGAAGACCGAAATTTCACTGCAGGCCTTCCCGGAGGCGCAAAATGCACGCACCCTGATGGATGAAGTGGAAAAAGTAATCTACCAGAACCCGCTCATTCTTGGATTCCGCGGTTACAGCTACGACTATAAGACCCTGACTCTGCATACAGAGTTCGATGATCCTGCCGAGGTCATCTTGTCCAAACAGCTGGAAATCCTCGCAGAGGCAGACAAAGTGATTGCAGCCGCCATCAAGGACGGCATGAACGCAGATGAGAAGCAGATGGCAATCTACAATTATTTGAATGACAACACCACCTACGACGATGCCGCGCTGGAGAATGCCAAGCAGCAGCAGTTCAAGAGTGTGGATGCCAAGTTCAACGATTCCTTCAGTACCTACGGCATTCTGGTCAAAAAGGTTGGCGTATGCATGAGCTATGCTCACACCTTCCAGCTGCTCTCTGACCTGGCCCAGGTCCCTTCGATGGTGGTCACAGGAACGATGGACGGCGTGAATCACGCCTGGAACAAAGTGAAGATCGGCGGGGAATGGGTCAATGTCGATGCGACCAATAACGAGACCAATTCCGGACTTCCGTATCTGCTCTACAATTCCAACGATGCCACCGCCGCCAATGTAGATTATGTCATGGACAACTCCTCCTGGCTGGACCATGAGCTGTCCCAGTTCCAGGCAACCAGCAATGCCCACGATTATTACGTGACCCATGGCCTTGAGGCCGATTCGCTTGAAGCCTACAAGACCAAGCTGGCCGAGCAGTTGAAGCAAGGGAAGACCCTGGTTGTGCTGCGCGTCCTGGCCGATACCGACAGTGCGGAGCTTACGCAGAAAACCGCCGAGGTCATTAAGCAATATGATGCAAGCAAGCTGGCCAATGCAGGTATGATCGAATTAGGAAGCTACGTCGCAATTCAGCTGTAG
- a CDS encoding bifunctional glycosyltransferase family 2/GtrA family protein, whose protein sequence is MTILIPAYKPDERLLDLIEQLCDDQLGPIVLVDDGSGPAYQGIFNIAAAFGCTVLTHPVNFGKGLALKTGFRYIREAGLPDYVVCADSDGQHLPHDIKRVARVLQNQTTPGIVLGSRRFSGTVSLRSRFGNSVTRVVFSLTTGTKIYDTQTGLRGFSPQMLDWLCQIPGERFEYEMNMLLTAHREGYTITEEFIDTVYLDDNQSSHFRPLADSFRIYLPLLMFSTSSLVSALLDFTLLFLFQRLTHNLFLSVAAARLCSSIFNYSMNRRYVFTGGKMSKLQQSLPKYFALVLLVLLFNYGLLYFYNEKLIIPLAAAKLLTEVSIFLFSYWAQRRFVY, encoded by the coding sequence ATGACTATACTGATCCCGGCTTATAAACCCGATGAACGGCTGCTGGATTTAATTGAACAGCTCTGCGATGATCAGCTTGGACCGATTGTCCTTGTAGACGACGGCAGCGGCCCGGCTTACCAGGGAATCTTCAACATTGCAGCAGCATTCGGCTGCACGGTTCTAACCCATCCGGTCAATTTCGGAAAAGGGCTCGCCCTCAAAACAGGGTTCCGGTATATCCGGGAGGCCGGGCTGCCAGACTATGTGGTCTGTGCGGATAGTGACGGCCAGCATCTGCCCCATGACATTAAGCGGGTTGCCCGGGTCCTCCAGAACCAGACCACTCCCGGAATCGTCCTGGGCAGCCGCCGCTTCAGCGGGACCGTCTCCCTGCGCAGCCGCTTCGGCAACTCTGTGACACGTGTTGTCTTTTCCCTGACTACAGGCACCAAAATTTATGATACCCAGACCGGTCTGCGCGGCTTCTCCCCTCAGATGCTGGACTGGTTGTGCCAAATTCCCGGCGAACGCTTCGAATACGAAATGAATATGCTGCTCACCGCCCATCGGGAGGGTTATACGATTACTGAAGAGTTTATTGATACCGTGTATCTGGATGATAACCAATCATCTCACTTCCGGCCTCTGGCGGATTCCTTCCGGATCTATCTGCCGCTTCTAATGTTCAGCACTTCATCGCTGGTATCGGCCCTGCTCGACTTCACCCTGTTATTCCTGTTCCAGCGTCTCACCCATAACCTGTTCCTGTCGGTTGCCGCCGCAAGATTATGCAGCTCCATCTTCAACTATTCCATGAACCGCAGATACGTGTTCACCGGCGGCAAGATGTCCAAGCTGCAACAGTCGCTGCCCAAATACTTTGCGCTGGTGCTCCTCGTGCTGCTGTTCAATTACGGGCTGCTCTATTTCTACAACGAAAAGCTGATCATCCCGCTCGCCGCCGCCAAGCTGCTTACCGAGGTCTCGATTTTCCTGTTCAGTTACTGGGCGCAGCGGAGGTTTGTGTACTGA
- a CDS encoding phosphodiester glycosidase family protein, with protein sequence MMNRRRKHAWSFKRKLLVVMIVVLLGLGTVIYSLADRYLIEHVEVVVADDTAAADSAGNAAVSAAEDNASADDWNYSSDAIQIRIDQVQTGSGPDQITYFVADVVLKDASSLRAAFADNSFGTNITENTSEIAASNNAIFAINGDYYGFRNDGVIIRNGTLYRDDPVRDAMALFGDGTMQTYSEEKVSSSDLLAQGAANTLSFGPILIQDGKIASDFSNVKIDTNFGNRSIQNANPRTAVGMIAPNHYVFVVVDGRSEGYSRGMTLTELANVMSDLGATEAYNLDGGGSSTMYFMGRVVNNPQGKNQERGVSDILYIKEGATS encoded by the coding sequence ATGATGAATAGGCGAAGAAAACATGCCTGGAGCTTCAAACGCAAACTGCTGGTCGTGATGATCGTGGTCCTCCTGGGTCTCGGTACAGTGATATATAGTCTCGCAGACCGTTACCTGATTGAACATGTCGAAGTTGTCGTAGCAGATGACACAGCCGCAGCCGACAGTGCAGGAAATGCAGCTGTGTCAGCAGCCGAAGACAATGCCTCAGCCGATGACTGGAATTATTCCAGCGACGCTATCCAGATCCGGATCGACCAGGTGCAGACCGGGTCCGGCCCGGACCAGATCACTTATTTTGTCGCAGACGTGGTCCTTAAGGATGCAAGCAGCCTGCGGGCTGCTTTTGCCGACAACAGCTTTGGAACAAATATCACGGAGAATACCTCGGAGATAGCCGCCAGCAACAATGCGATTTTTGCCATCAACGGCGATTATTACGGCTTCCGTAACGACGGGGTGATTATCCGCAATGGCACCCTCTACCGGGATGACCCGGTGCGGGATGCGATGGCGCTGTTCGGAGACGGGACGATGCAGACCTACAGCGAGGAAAAAGTTTCTTCGTCCGACCTGCTGGCGCAGGGAGCCGCCAACACGCTGTCCTTCGGGCCGATTCTGATTCAGGACGGCAAGATCGCCAGTGATTTCAGCAATGTCAAAATCGATACCAATTTCGGCAACCGCTCCATCCAGAATGCGAATCCCCGGACCGCGGTGGGCATGATTGCCCCGAACCATTATGTATTCGTCGTAGTAGACGGGCGCAGTGAAGGATATAGCCGGGGAATGACCCTGACCGAGCTGGCAAATGTCATGTCGGATCTCGGAGCCACCGAAGCCTACAATCTGGACGGCGGCGGCTCATCCACCATGTACTTCATGGGACGGGTCGTGAATAATCCGCAGGGCAAGAACCAGGAACGCGGCGTCAGCGACATTCTGTATATCAAAGAGGGGGCAACATCATGA
- a CDS encoding response regulator transcription factor yields MPQRVLLIEDDEAISEMVRSYLVKEGYEVETAFDGDAAERLFHRGGGYDLVLLDLMLPKRSGSDVLQTIRRDSLVPVLIMSAKDSDVDKALGLGFGADDYITKPFSMIELAARVKAAIRRAGYAAVGGPGQEAAPVQEKANIISLRGLTVDLDNFSVLKNGEEVKLTAKEFQILGLFASSPGRVYTKAQIYSSVWEDEYYGDENVINVHMRRLREKIEDDPSKPEYIKTLWGIGYKLGDVLE; encoded by the coding sequence ATGCCACAGCGTGTGTTATTGATAGAGGACGATGAGGCCATCAGTGAAATGGTGCGCTCGTATTTGGTAAAAGAGGGGTATGAGGTGGAGACGGCATTCGACGGGGATGCGGCGGAGAGGCTTTTTCACCGCGGCGGGGGTTATGATCTGGTTCTGCTGGATCTCATGCTGCCCAAACGGAGCGGCAGCGATGTGCTTCAGACGATTCGCCGGGACAGCCTGGTGCCTGTGCTGATTATGTCCGCGAAGGACAGTGATGTGGACAAGGCGCTGGGCCTCGGCTTCGGCGCGGATGATTATATTACGAAGCCGTTCTCGATGATCGAGCTGGCCGCGCGGGTGAAGGCGGCAATCCGCCGGGCCGGGTATGCTGCTGTGGGAGGTCCCGGCCAGGAAGCGGCTCCGGTGCAGGAGAAGGCTAATATAATTTCACTGCGCGGACTCACTGTGGATCTCGATAATTTCTCGGTGCTGAAGAACGGGGAGGAGGTCAAGCTGACCGCCAAGGAGTTCCAGATTCTGGGACTGTTTGCAAGCAGTCCCGGACGGGTGTATACCAAAGCGCAGATTTACAGCAGCGTCTGGGAAGATGAATATTACGGGGATGAGAATGTCATTAATGTACATATGCGCAGATTGCGTGAAAAAATTGAAGATGACCCGTCGAAGCCGGAGTACATCAAAACACTATGGGGCATTGGCTACAAGCTGGGGGATGTGCTGGAATGA
- a CDS encoding sensor histidine kinase produces the protein MIAFWSVAVLLLLLVILWQYLRLREHSRQLEYIHTKLTDIMDRDSHERLLLFNSDPHLQKLLTDLNRLLDVNHRGAVELAKLEKSMRSMLANISHDLKTPLTVVLGYIETVLQDQVMAKEEQEKILRMIHAKAGEVIRLMNSFFDLAKLESGDKDIPLSRVELGEVCRRNILSFYEILNAKGSEVDIDLPDEALYIMGNEEALDRVLSNLLSNAIKYGDAGGVLGLRLYSDGDQVCIEVWDRGKGITEGDQDKVFERLYTLEDSRNRDYQGSGLGLTITKRLTEQMNGSITLRSKPHVKTAFTLSFRRQTF, from the coding sequence ATGATTGCATTTTGGAGTGTGGCGGTGCTGCTGCTTCTGCTCGTGATCCTATGGCAATACCTGCGTTTGCGGGAGCATTCCCGCCAGCTCGAATATATCCATACCAAGCTTACGGACATTATGGACCGGGACTCGCATGAAAGGCTGCTTTTGTTCAACAGCGATCCTCATCTGCAAAAGCTCCTTACCGACCTGAACCGGCTGCTGGACGTCAACCACAGGGGGGCAGTAGAGCTTGCCAAGCTGGAAAAGTCCATGCGCAGCATGCTGGCGAACATCTCTCATGATCTAAAAACCCCGCTGACGGTGGTACTTGGTTATATTGAAACGGTTCTTCAGGATCAGGTGATGGCCAAGGAGGAGCAGGAGAAGATTCTGCGGATGATTCATGCCAAGGCAGGAGAAGTAATCCGGCTGATGAACAGTTTTTTTGATCTGGCCAAGCTGGAGAGCGGGGATAAGGACATTCCCCTGTCACGGGTGGAGCTGGGTGAGGTCTGCCGGAGAAACATTCTCTCCTTCTACGAAATTCTCAATGCCAAGGGCAGTGAAGTGGACATTGATCTCCCGGATGAGGCGCTGTATATTATGGGCAACGAAGAGGCACTGGACCGGGTGCTGTCGAATCTGCTCTCCAATGCAATCAAGTACGGGGATGCCGGCGGGGTGCTTGGGCTTAGGCTGTACAGCGACGGGGATCAGGTGTGCATAGAGGTGTGGGACCGGGGCAAGGGCATCACTGAAGGCGACCAGGACAAGGTTTTCGAGCGGCTCTATACGCTGGAGGATTCCCGCAACCGCGATTACCAGGGGAGCGGACTGGGGCTGACCATCACCAAACGGCTGACAGAACAGATGAACGGCAGTATTACCTTGCGCAGCAAACCTCATGTCAAAACAGCATTTACGCTTTCTTTTCGCAGGCAGACTTTCTGA